The Candidatus Koribacter versatilis Ellin345 genome has a segment encoding these proteins:
- a CDS encoding DsbA family protein, which translates to MSLFKSLAVVVLAVCVGCSAQSSSNTQSQNKLSDAQLNRRIQDQIRAHFSVPPQVNITVGAPKPSDFSGYDAVTVAISDGDKSKNYEFLLSKDGKTLARLSKIDLSKDPYEENMAKIDIANRPVRGNKDAKVTIVNYDDFECPFCARMHSELVNVLKQYGDKVRIIYKDYPLTEIHPWADRAAVDSNCIASQNTDAYWDFADYVHSNQPAITGKKEEHRSVAAMQEAVDKVTLDIGRKHSLNVDQLQACIKNQSESAALKKSVSEANGLDVSATPTMFVNGEKLEGAIEEDALIDVIKKHLQEQGSTGTGASK; encoded by the coding sequence GTGTCTCTGTTCAAGAGTCTGGCAGTCGTAGTTCTGGCGGTCTGCGTGGGCTGCTCCGCCCAGTCATCGTCCAATACGCAATCGCAGAACAAGCTCTCGGACGCCCAGCTGAACCGGCGAATCCAGGACCAAATTCGAGCTCATTTCAGCGTTCCTCCGCAGGTCAATATAACGGTTGGTGCGCCCAAGCCGAGCGACTTCAGCGGATACGATGCGGTGACCGTTGCGATCTCGGACGGTGATAAATCGAAGAACTACGAATTCCTGCTTTCCAAGGACGGCAAGACCCTCGCCCGGCTTTCGAAAATCGATCTCAGCAAAGATCCCTACGAAGAAAACATGGCGAAGATCGACATAGCGAACCGGCCAGTGCGTGGCAACAAAGACGCCAAGGTCACGATCGTCAATTACGACGATTTCGAGTGCCCCTTCTGCGCCCGTATGCACAGCGAACTCGTCAACGTCCTGAAGCAGTATGGCGACAAGGTGCGGATCATCTACAAGGACTATCCCTTGACCGAAATCCACCCGTGGGCCGATCGAGCCGCCGTGGACTCAAACTGCATTGCCAGCCAGAATACGGACGCCTACTGGGACTTTGCCGACTACGTGCATAGCAACCAGCCGGCAATCACCGGTAAAAAAGAGGAACATCGTTCCGTTGCGGCAATGCAGGAAGCCGTCGACAAGGTTACGCTGGACATCGGACGTAAACACAGTTTGAATGTGGATCAGCTACAAGCGTGCATCAAGAATCAGTCCGAGAGCGCCGCGCTGAAGAAGTCGGTTTCGGAAGCCAATGGTTTAGACGTGAGCGCAACGCCCACGATGTTCGTGAACGGCGAAAAGCTCGAAGGTGCAATTGAAGAAGACGCATTGATTGATGTAATCAAAAAGCACTTGCAAGAGCAGGGCAGCACCGGCACGGGAGCGTCGAAATAA
- a CDS encoding APC family permease, producing MSSFSDQANRPAVKVFVATTVMLSFISFWRAAAIVLSDLASSAYYVGGDAEKVIGKSAPWFVLAVMLFANGVRAVYIESSVMFVRGGVYKVVKSAMGSQLAKLSVSALLFDYVLTGPISGVSAGQYLAGLLIDTLGHFGHPIHATDQQINYFAAVVAICVSLYFWWNNIKGIHESSDKALRIMQITSIMVVLLIGWCLITFILHPETAHLPPFPSRETLKVSGESLGWLYGTWAGKLLPILLIVGFGHSVLAMSGEESLGQVNREIEHPKLQNLIKAGIVIACFALFFTSLVSIFAVMIIPDSVRPNYFANLISGLAMNVAGPYTLRLFFQAFVVLVGALLLSGAVNTAIVGANGVLNRLSEDGVLTSWFRHPHPRFGTSHRVINMIVILQIGTIIASRGNVYLLAALYAFGVVWSFSFMSLAVLVLRFKNPENRQWKVPGNIRFGQVEFPITVSVIFLALLSVAIVNLFTKPLATKYGIIFSALLYGVFTVTERMNQRTVASGKHELEQFRVAAQEEPSYESIEVRPGNILVAVRDPKNLTYLRKILQETDTTKRDVVVMTARVYHRQHSFGDVRSMEPTEVFDQYEQSLFTAVVNIAEKEGKHISLLVAPTNDVFDAILATAQRLRSSKIVCGLSNKLSDDEQAKLSGDAWERLPEPRPRLRLVIVAPDGREREYELGPHNPRLRLQDLKLMHEIWLELTRDPKYSGLHHYHVVGAALKELQDRLHGTDRVGAIRDIEAEIKRDSDEPPQIVG from the coding sequence ATGTCGAGCTTCAGTGATCAAGCGAACCGCCCGGCAGTAAAGGTCTTCGTCGCCACTACGGTGATGCTGTCGTTCATCTCCTTCTGGCGGGCGGCAGCCATTGTTCTGTCCGATCTTGCTTCCTCTGCCTATTACGTTGGCGGTGACGCCGAGAAGGTCATCGGCAAGAGCGCTCCATGGTTCGTCCTTGCGGTGATGCTGTTCGCGAATGGCGTTCGCGCGGTCTACATAGAATCCAGCGTCATGTTCGTACGCGGGGGCGTGTACAAGGTCGTGAAGAGCGCCATGGGCAGCCAGCTGGCGAAGCTGTCGGTTTCCGCCCTGCTTTTCGATTACGTCCTGACCGGCCCGATTAGCGGTGTGTCCGCCGGCCAATATCTTGCAGGATTGCTGATAGATACCCTCGGCCACTTTGGGCATCCGATCCATGCCACTGACCAGCAGATCAATTATTTTGCCGCCGTCGTCGCGATTTGCGTGTCGCTTTATTTCTGGTGGAACAACATCAAGGGGATTCACGAGTCGAGTGACAAGGCGCTGCGCATCATGCAGATCACGAGCATCATGGTGGTGCTGCTCATCGGCTGGTGCTTGATTACGTTCATCCTTCACCCGGAAACGGCGCATCTCCCTCCTTTCCCATCTCGCGAGACGTTAAAAGTTTCAGGCGAATCTTTAGGTTGGCTCTATGGAACCTGGGCGGGGAAGTTGTTGCCGATTCTTTTGATCGTCGGATTCGGGCACTCGGTGCTGGCCATGAGTGGTGAAGAGTCGCTTGGCCAGGTGAACCGCGAGATCGAGCATCCCAAGCTTCAGAACCTGATAAAAGCCGGCATCGTCATTGCCTGCTTCGCGCTTTTCTTCACCTCGCTGGTGTCGATCTTCGCGGTCATGATTATCCCCGACAGCGTGCGGCCGAACTATTTCGCGAACCTGATCAGCGGGCTGGCGATGAATGTTGCCGGGCCTTACACTCTGAGGCTGTTCTTCCAGGCTTTCGTGGTGCTTGTCGGGGCTTTGCTTTTGTCGGGAGCCGTGAATACCGCGATCGTTGGCGCTAACGGAGTGTTAAACCGGCTGAGCGAAGACGGAGTGCTCACCTCCTGGTTCCGCCATCCGCATCCCCGGTTCGGGACAAGCCACCGCGTGATCAACATGATCGTGATCCTGCAGATAGGGACCATCATCGCCAGCCGCGGAAACGTGTATCTGTTGGCTGCGCTTTACGCTTTCGGCGTGGTGTGGTCGTTCTCTTTCATGTCACTCGCCGTCCTCGTGTTGCGGTTTAAGAATCCGGAAAACCGCCAGTGGAAGGTGCCGGGCAACATTCGATTTGGCCAGGTGGAATTTCCAATCACGGTCTCCGTCATCTTTCTCGCATTGCTCTCCGTCGCGATCGTGAACCTCTTCACCAAACCGCTTGCAACGAAATACGGAATCATCTTTAGCGCTTTGCTCTATGGCGTCTTCACCGTGACAGAGCGAATGAATCAGCGCACGGTTGCTTCAGGGAAACATGAGTTGGAGCAGTTCCGTGTCGCCGCGCAGGAGGAGCCCAGCTATGAATCCATCGAAGTGCGGCCCGGCAACATACTCGTGGCAGTGCGCGACCCAAAGAACCTCACCTACCTGCGGAAGATCCTTCAGGAAACGGACACCACCAAACGCGACGTAGTAGTGATGACCGCGCGCGTCTATCACCGGCAACACTCCTTTGGCGATGTCCGGAGCATGGAGCCGACGGAGGTCTTTGATCAGTACGAGCAAAGCCTGTTCACCGCAGTCGTCAACATTGCGGAGAAGGAAGGCAAGCACATCTCTCTACTGGTTGCGCCAACAAACGATGTCTTCGATGCAATCCTGGCTACGGCGCAGCGACTCCGCAGCTCGAAGATCGTGTGCGGCCTTTCCAACAAACTCTCTGACGATGAGCAAGCAAAACTGAGTGGTGACGCCTGGGAACGATTGCCGGAGCCACGGCCGCGGCTGAGGCTGGTGATTGTCGCTCCCGACGGGCGGGAGCGGGAATACGAACTCGGCCCTCACAACCCGAGGTTGCGCCTGCAGGACCTCAAGCTCATGCACGAGATTTGGTTGGAACTTACGCGAGATCCAAAATACTCCGGTCTCCATCACTATCACGTGGTGGGTGCCGCTTTGAAGGAGCTGCAGGACCGGCTCCACGGCACGGACCGGGTGGGCGCCATCCGAGACATAGAAGCTGAGATCAAGCGAGATTCCGACGAGCCGCCCCAGATCGTCGGGTAA
- the larE gene encoding ATP-dependent sacrificial sulfur transferase LarE, whose protein sequence is MAVSPLPELSLEKKQQSLEAHLRSLGRLLVAYSGGIDSAYLAYVAHQVLGDNMLAILADSASLARAQMRDALAFGEEQSIPVQVVQTSEMDSPDYRRNDAMRCFHCKDELFAVMERVATEHGYSKVAYGVNLDDQGDFRPGQRAAKQHGVVAPLLDAAMTKSDIRELARQAGLRVWDKPASACLSSRIEYGRPVTTEALEQVEKGEDALRGLGFRQVRVRHHGQIARIEIAKDEIARAMTPEMAREFTRVFKALGFTYVTLDLEGFRSGSMNSLLPLEVLQKQ, encoded by the coding sequence ATGGCCGTCTCGCCCTTGCCGGAGTTGTCGCTCGAAAAGAAACAGCAATCGCTCGAGGCGCACCTGCGCTCGCTCGGGCGACTGCTGGTGGCCTACTCCGGCGGCATCGACTCCGCGTACCTGGCGTACGTCGCCCACCAAGTACTCGGCGACAACATGCTGGCCATCCTCGCTGACTCGGCAAGCTTGGCGCGCGCCCAGATGCGCGACGCACTGGCCTTCGGGGAAGAGCAAAGCATCCCAGTGCAAGTGGTGCAAACCTCGGAGATGGACAGCCCCGACTATCGCCGCAACGATGCCATGCGATGCTTCCACTGTAAGGATGAGCTTTTCGCCGTCATGGAGCGGGTCGCAACTGAACACGGCTACTCGAAAGTGGCGTATGGCGTGAACCTCGACGACCAGGGCGATTTCCGTCCCGGCCAGCGCGCCGCGAAACAACATGGAGTCGTGGCACCGCTCCTCGACGCCGCGATGACCAAGTCTGATATCCGCGAGCTAGCGCGTCAGGCGGGTCTGAGGGTCTGGGACAAGCCTGCATCTGCATGCCTTTCGAGCCGCATTGAATACGGCCGCCCGGTCACGACGGAAGCCTTGGAACAGGTCGAAAAGGGAGAAGATGCCCTGCGGGGGTTGGGCTTCCGGCAAGTTCGGGTCCGGCATCATGGCCAGATCGCTCGCATCGAGATCGCCAAGGATGAAATCGCCCGCGCCATGACCCCTGAGATGGCGCGCGAGTTCACTCGCGTCTTCAAGGCACTTGGCTTTACCTATGTCACGCTCGACCTCGAGGGCTTCCGCTCCGGGTCAATGAACTCCCTCCTGCCTCTCGAAGTATTGCAAAAGCAATAA
- a CDS encoding SurA N-terminal domain-containing protein, translated as MLREASSWRTELHSKKSSVWAAPLAALTLLAAIGLAGCNNRGGGDDVMARVNGHKITRPEVEKYYKNQIAGSPQQPSDEQADNLRLNILRELINNEILMQRAEKLGLLATDEEVDSKVNAAKAPYSQEQFDARLKERGITMDDFRRDLRRSITIDKVINKEITSKINVSDGDISSYYNAHKAEFNLIEPQYHMAQILVTPQPNPQVKNLQKANNDAEAKKKIQQLVNRLDSGEDFASVAMNYSEQPEISPNGGDLGFIPESSLKGDKLAFDAVARLKPGQYTGVLPIVDPSNKQVLGYRILKLIAKESSGQRELNDPRVQQAIREQLRDGREQLLKAAYYESVRDKSSVENYFADDVLKRAGQK; from the coding sequence ATGCTGCGAGAGGCTTCCTCATGGAGGACCGAGTTGCACAGTAAGAAATCGTCTGTCTGGGCGGCACCCTTAGCTGCTCTCACACTATTGGCCGCAATCGGCCTTGCAGGCTGCAACAATCGCGGAGGCGGGGACGACGTAATGGCCCGCGTGAATGGTCATAAGATCACTCGCCCCGAGGTTGAAAAGTATTACAAGAACCAGATCGCAGGCTCTCCGCAGCAGCCCAGCGATGAACAAGCCGACAACCTGCGGCTCAATATCCTGCGCGAGTTGATTAACAACGAGATCCTGATGCAGCGCGCGGAAAAACTCGGCCTGCTTGCGACTGACGAAGAAGTGGACAGCAAGGTCAACGCCGCCAAGGCGCCCTATTCGCAGGAACAGTTCGATGCGCGGCTGAAAGAGCGCGGCATTACGATGGACGACTTCCGTCGCGACCTGCGTCGCAGCATCACCATCGACAAGGTCATCAACAAAGAGATCACTTCCAAAATCAACGTCTCGGACGGCGACATCAGCTCCTACTACAACGCCCATAAAGCAGAGTTCAACCTGATCGAGCCGCAGTACCATATGGCGCAGATCCTCGTAACTCCGCAGCCGAATCCGCAAGTGAAGAACCTGCAGAAGGCCAACAACGACGCTGAAGCCAAGAAGAAGATCCAGCAGCTCGTGAATCGGCTCGATAGCGGTGAGGATTTCGCATCGGTCGCGATGAACTACTCCGAACAGCCAGAAATCTCGCCGAATGGCGGCGATCTCGGATTCATCCCGGAGTCATCGCTCAAAGGCGATAAGCTCGCCTTCGATGCGGTCGCGAGACTGAAGCCCGGCCAGTACACCGGCGTGCTTCCGATCGTAGATCCCTCGAACAAGCAGGTGTTGGGCTATCGAATCCTGAAGCTGATCGCCAAAGAATCTTCCGGACAGCGCGAACTCAACGATCCCCGCGTCCAGCAAGCAATCCGCGAACAACTTCGCGACGGCCGCGAGCAACTGCTGAAAGCCGCGTACTACGAGTCTGTGCGCGATAAGTCGAGCGTAGAGAACTATTTCGCCGACGACGTGCTCAAACGGGCAGGACAGAAGTAG
- a CDS encoding RDD family protein has product MDESLPLDESWKSEVASRLDSYRSKSKRKLSGDFSMRFNFEGELARPRQQICVPAAPKSETVEPDAEEQAAETLELSVVAKVEAEQQVIEEKVQLEQVELPQTVPPSQPPPLRPSVPFKRKIRMEANVIEFPRLFPPEPPLSNVLAEPVLPSAPRILDAPEIAEPLWETPILEGMRLEHIEHESAPQFELPLQVASVIQRVNAYVADGLIVLIASAVFCAVVLKLLPGLELSKPLIFGAAAVPPIFWATFEYLFIVYAARTPGMAMTKLALSTFDGTAPNRRQRHRRVLGMAVSCCSLMLGFLWAFFDEDMLCWHDRMSRTYSFHQKS; this is encoded by the coding sequence ATGGACGAATCTCTTCCTCTCGATGAATCGTGGAAGAGCGAGGTGGCTTCTCGTCTCGACAGCTATCGCTCGAAGAGCAAACGTAAACTGTCGGGCGACTTCTCGATGCGTTTCAACTTCGAGGGTGAGCTGGCGCGGCCGCGTCAGCAGATCTGCGTTCCAGCGGCGCCGAAGTCAGAAACAGTCGAACCGGACGCCGAGGAGCAAGCAGCTGAGACTCTCGAATTGTCCGTCGTAGCGAAAGTCGAAGCCGAGCAGCAGGTCATCGAAGAAAAAGTACAGCTCGAACAGGTCGAACTTCCGCAAACGGTGCCGCCGAGTCAGCCTCCGCCGCTACGCCCGTCTGTTCCTTTCAAGCGCAAGATCCGCATGGAGGCGAATGTCATAGAGTTTCCGCGGCTGTTCCCGCCGGAGCCCCCGCTCTCGAACGTACTTGCCGAGCCTGTACTGCCGTCCGCACCCAGGATTCTCGATGCGCCGGAGATTGCCGAGCCGTTATGGGAGACGCCGATCCTTGAGGGCATGCGGCTGGAACACATAGAACATGAATCGGCGCCGCAGTTTGAGCTGCCGCTGCAGGTGGCATCGGTCATTCAGCGGGTGAATGCCTACGTCGCGGACGGCCTGATCGTGCTGATCGCCAGCGCAGTGTTCTGCGCTGTGGTTTTGAAGTTGCTGCCGGGGCTGGAGCTTTCGAAGCCGCTGATTTTCGGGGCTGCTGCTGTGCCTCCGATCTTCTGGGCCACGTTCGAATACCTCTTCATCGTTTACGCGGCACGGACGCCCGGCATGGCGATGACGAAACTCGCGCTCAGCACCTTCGACGGAACCGCTCCCAATCGTCGCCAAAGGCACCGCCGTGTGCTTGGTATGGCAGTGTCCTGCTGCTCACTGATGCTCGGCTTCCTGTGGGCATTTTTCGACGAGGACATGCTTTGCTGGCACGATCGCATGAGCCGCACCTATAGCTTCCATCAGAAGTCCTAA
- a CDS encoding LPS-assembly protein LptD codes for MTFRRETNTTLRMGCHLLLLCCLLTSGLLAQKNLKSEKTSPAIKSSQSSRPPEDVLIEAREQEKIGSIYKLRGNVVIRFRGFVLHSDEITYDDSTGEVQATGHLVLEGGPHDEHLTATHGTLNVQTQTGKFYDVTGMTGAKFRGKNVILTSSNPFVFTGEVVEKVAPDRYVVYHGVITTCELPQPKWTFHAAKIDVVVGADAKIYHSDFRLHGIPVFYFPYVQHPVENLGRQTGFLLPNIGQSSQKGTILGDSFYWAINTSSDLSVGAEYFSQRGWAEHGEFRSRPDEKTTIDLHYFQVLDRKNQGGAEVRLSAETKAKYDIRAVADIDYLTSFIFREAFAESYTQAINSEVKSVAFLTKSIDTLSFNAMASRYQNFLGTNQCSTLGIYVPCSVTGTPLVTTGGDSAILIVHAPTFELTNVEKQIARTRFFFWLEGAAEGLKRSEPDLATLKTTVINYSVPYMGRYDIQPALSYALFLNGWTLRPSIAMRDTYYTQRALGNVSIEDPVNRRSLEAGFEFRPPALEKIFEKPIFQHQVKHTIEPRIIYNYVNGVDNFHNIIRFDARDILSNTNEVLYAFTTRVYTKNLRATSDCPDPLTPENKLPHEQLESLKPKSTCGDLASRTREAFSWDLAQKYYFDPTFGGAVINGTRNVFTTSAELTGIAYIDSPRRFSPFVSRMRIQTTANTDVQWNFDYDSVAGRINASTVIGNYRFSEYFVGASHAFLNTTVPDATSSNVALVPARFNQIRFLGGFGHPNKTGFGAAASLGFDATQGFLQYSAAQLNYNWDCCGVSAEYRRFALGNIRNENQFRFSLTLANVGSFGTMKRQERLY; via the coding sequence ATGACATTCCGCAGAGAAACGAATACCACGCTTCGAATGGGTTGTCACCTGCTTCTTCTCTGCTGCTTATTAACCAGCGGGCTGCTCGCACAGAAGAACCTGAAATCTGAGAAGACGAGCCCAGCAATCAAGTCGTCGCAATCGAGCAGGCCGCCGGAAGACGTTTTAATCGAGGCGCGCGAACAGGAAAAAATCGGCTCGATTTACAAATTACGCGGGAATGTCGTTATCCGGTTCCGTGGATTTGTGCTTCACTCCGACGAGATCACCTACGACGACAGCACTGGAGAAGTCCAGGCGACCGGCCACCTTGTACTTGAGGGCGGACCGCACGACGAACACCTAACCGCCACCCACGGCACACTCAACGTTCAGACCCAGACCGGCAAGTTTTACGACGTTACCGGTATGACGGGCGCCAAGTTCCGCGGCAAGAACGTCATCCTCACATCTTCCAACCCGTTCGTATTCACCGGAGAGGTGGTCGAGAAAGTGGCGCCGGACCGCTACGTGGTGTATCACGGCGTGATCACTACCTGCGAACTTCCGCAGCCGAAGTGGACGTTCCACGCCGCTAAGATCGATGTTGTCGTCGGCGCCGACGCCAAAATCTATCACTCCGACTTCCGCTTGCACGGCATTCCCGTCTTCTATTTTCCCTACGTACAGCACCCGGTTGAGAACTTGGGACGTCAAACGGGATTCCTCCTTCCCAATATCGGCCAATCGTCACAGAAGGGCACGATTCTTGGCGACTCCTTCTATTGGGCGATTAACACGAGTTCAGATCTCTCGGTGGGCGCCGAATATTTTTCGCAACGTGGCTGGGCCGAACATGGCGAATTTCGTTCGCGACCCGACGAGAAGACGACTATCGATCTTCACTATTTCCAGGTGCTCGATCGCAAAAATCAGGGCGGCGCCGAAGTCCGTTTGTCCGCTGAGACGAAGGCCAAATACGACATCCGGGCGGTCGCTGATATCGACTACCTGACTTCGTTCATTTTCCGGGAAGCGTTCGCCGAGTCTTACACGCAGGCTATCAACTCTGAAGTGAAATCGGTCGCTTTCCTCACCAAGAGCATCGATACGCTCAGCTTCAACGCGATGGCATCGCGATACCAGAATTTTCTCGGTACAAATCAGTGTTCGACGCTGGGCATTTACGTTCCATGCTCAGTCACTGGCACTCCGCTTGTGACTACGGGAGGCGATAGCGCGATCCTGATCGTGCATGCTCCAACGTTCGAATTGACGAACGTCGAGAAACAGATCGCCCGGACTCGCTTCTTTTTCTGGCTGGAAGGGGCGGCCGAGGGCCTGAAGCGCAGCGAGCCCGATCTCGCCACACTTAAAACAACAGTGATTAATTACTCGGTCCCGTACATGGGACGCTACGACATCCAACCGGCACTGTCCTATGCCCTGTTCTTGAACGGTTGGACGTTGCGGCCGTCCATCGCAATGCGAGACACCTATTACACTCAGCGCGCTCTGGGCAACGTCTCGATCGAGGATCCGGTAAACCGTCGTTCGCTGGAAGCCGGCTTCGAATTTCGTCCTCCGGCGCTTGAGAAGATCTTCGAGAAACCAATCTTCCAGCACCAGGTCAAGCACACGATCGAGCCACGAATCATCTACAACTACGTGAATGGCGTAGACAACTTTCACAACATCATTCGCTTCGACGCCCGCGACATTCTAAGCAACACCAACGAAGTTCTGTACGCCTTCACCACTCGCGTTTACACCAAGAACTTGCGCGCCACGTCGGATTGCCCCGATCCGTTAACACCGGAAAACAAGCTTCCCCACGAGCAACTCGAATCGCTCAAGCCGAAGTCCACTTGCGGCGACCTTGCTTCGAGAACGCGCGAAGCGTTCAGCTGGGACCTGGCGCAGAAGTATTATTTCGACCCGACGTTCGGTGGCGCCGTCATCAACGGCACACGCAATGTCTTCACAACGTCGGCCGAACTGACAGGTATCGCCTACATTGATAGCCCTCGCCGCTTCTCGCCCTTCGTATCGCGCATGCGGATTCAGACGACTGCTAATACTGACGTACAGTGGAATTTCGACTACGACTCGGTGGCCGGACGCATTAACGCCAGCACCGTGATCGGCAATTACCGCTTCAGCGAATACTTCGTCGGCGCCAGCCACGCGTTCCTGAACACCACTGTCCCCGATGCCACCAGCAGCAACGTCGCGCTGGTGCCTGCGCGCTTCAACCAGATTCGTTTTCTCGGGGGCTTTGGTCACCCCAACAAGACAGGGTTTGGCGCCGCGGCGAGCCTCGGCTTCGACGCCACCCAGGGATTCCTGCAGTACTCAGCCGCACAGCTCAACTACAACTGGGATTGTTGCGGTGTCAGTGCGGAATATCGGCGCTTCGCACTCGGTAACATCCGCAATGAAAATCAGTTCCGCTTCTCGCTCACCCTGGCGAACGTCGGCAGCTTCGGCACCATGAAGCGGCAAGAACGTCTTTACTAG